One stretch of Cololabis saira isolate AMF1-May2022 chromosome 15, fColSai1.1, whole genome shotgun sequence DNA includes these proteins:
- the LOC133460767 gene encoding zinc finger protein 501-like, translating to MASTAAGKQRIPEVAKVKNEAPAEVQIIAEQLPREAKERELELLPPLPKQEITDKEELNDSKLRKRKNHKGRPKRYCCDDCKQVFTTSSNLKIHKKTHAGDKPYSCDQCGAAFTQQSDLKRHQRIHTGDKPYRCDQCGAAFAHQSNLTTHRRIHTGDKPHRCDHCGSAFARQDYLTSHQRIHTGDKPYRCDQCGVAFARQGDLTTHQRIHTGDKPYRCDQCGAAFAQQGNLTRHQRIHTGDKPYRCDQCRAAFAEQGALTRHQRIHTGDKPYRCDQCGVAFAEQGALTGHQRIHTGDKPYRCDQCGVAFAEQGALMRHQRIHTGDKPYSCDQCGAAFARQDALINHQRIHTGDKPYRCDQCGVAFAEQGALKRHQRIHSGDKPYRCDQCGAAFAQQGNLTSHQRIHTRDKPYRCDQCGAAFAQQSSLTTHQRIHSGDKPYRCDQCGAAFAQQSNLTTHQRIHTGDKPYRCDQCGAAFAQQSNLTTHQRIHTVDTGGVHL from the exons gtgaagaacgaaGCTCCTGCCGAGGTGCAGATCATCGCCGAGCAGCTGCCGAGAGAAGCCAAGGAGAGGGAGCTGGAACTTCTGCCGCCGCTGCCCAAGCAGGAAATTACCGACAAGGAGGAGCTCAACGACTCCaagctgaggaagaggaag aatcataaaggaagacccaaaagatactgctgtgatgattgcaagcaagtcttcaccacttcatcaaaccTGAAGATCCATAAGAAAACTCACGCTGGTGATAAAccatacagctgtgatcagtgtggtgcgGCTTTTACCCAGCAAAGTGATCTAAAgcgacaccaacgtattcacactggagacaagccttacagatgtgatcagtgtggagcggcttttgcccaccaAAGTAACCTAACGACTCAccgacgtattcacactggagacaagcctcaCAGATGCGATCATTGTGGGtcggcttttgcccggcaagattatttgacgagtcaccaacgtattcacactggagacaagccttacagatgcgatcagtgtggagtggCTTTTGCCAGGCAAGGTGATTtgacgactcaccaacgtattcacactggagacaagccttacagatgcgatcagtgtggagcggcttttgcccagcaaggtaatctaacgagacatcaacgtattcacactggagacaagccttacagatgcgatcagtgtaGAGCGGCTTTTGCCGAGCAAGGTGCACTAacgagacatcaacgtattcacactggagacaagccttacagatgcgatcagtgtggagtTGCTTTTGCCGAGCAAGGTGCTCTAACCggacatcaacgtattcacactggagacaagccttacagatgcgacCAGTGTGGAGTTGCTTTTGCCGAGCAAGGTGCTCTAAtgagacatcaacgtattcacactggagacaagccttatagctgtgatcagtgtggggcggcttttgcccggcaagaTGCTCTAATtaatcaccaacgtattcacactggagacaagccttacagatgcgacCAGTGTGGAGTTGCTTTTGCCGAGCAAGGTGCTCTAAAgcgacaccaacgtattcactctggagacaagccttacagatgtgatcagtgtggggcggcttttgcccagcaaggtaatttgacgagtcaccaacgtattcacactagagacaagccttacaggtgtgatcagtgtggagcggcttttgcccaacaAAGTAGCctaacgactcaccaacgtattcattctggagacaagccttacagatgtgatcagtgtggagcggcttttgcccaacaAAGTAACctaacgactcaccaacgtattcacactggagacaagccttacagatgcgatcagtgtggagcggcttttgcccaacaAAGTAACctaacgactcaccaacgtattcacactgtagacactggaggtgtacatttgtga